The Telopea speciosissima isolate NSW1024214 ecotype Mountain lineage chromosome 11, Tspe_v1, whole genome shotgun sequence genome includes the window AGTGTATTTATCCATTCAGGTATATCTTTTaaccttccttctcttccccaaAATTTAGCTATACAGATACAAGTTAACTGCTCTTGTAAAGAAGATTGCCCTATACTTaaatttcctttattattattattattatttgacaAACTATCTGTTTTACTGTATTgagaccaagtggtcacgggtttgagtctagaaacagccttTGTGCGaaaacaagggtaaggctgcgtatattatgacccCTTAAAGACcctacagtggcgggagcctcgtacaCTGTGTTTGCCCTTTTTTACTTTACTGAGCCTGTTTGTGCACTTGTATTGAAGAACCCCATCTCAACTTGTATAACCATTTCTTGCATACCTTTCAATTTGAGTGATGTCCAGGATTCTATCCATATCACTAGCCAATAGGAACCTGAGGAAAGGTTGAAACAATCAAAGTGATGATTGCAGAATGAAGCATTTGTTTGAATCCAAATTTATATGGAATAGGATGGGTTAATGGCACATACTTATCGAGCAGAATTCTCGTCATGGATAAGCATCCCCCTTGAACTGATGATTGCATATTTACAGCAATGTTTGGATTATGAATACTCTGTCTTATGTGTACCCAACCATGCTCTCCATGTTCTTCATCTGAAACTTTAGCCCTACATGTTCACAACTTGAATTGTAAGGATTTTCCATGTTGAATGctaaataaaaacttaaatagaGATGAAGTTATATGTAATGTATATTTTCACCTGTACATTTGAGCATCAATGGCAGCCGGTGTATCGTTTGAGTCTACAAGGCAGCCCTCACTTACCCAACAGTCTCCACAGGAATCCAACTCCCATCCTGTGAGCCTTCCTTCCTACAAATAAAGAGGGGTTAATTACACTTTCTCAAAATGGTGTATTAGATTAGTAAAGGGCCTGTACTATAATATTTCTTCTGTTCTGGTAATGTAGAATTGTAGATGCTGGTATTATCACACCCTTATTCACATTTTTTCTTCACAGAAGAGAAGTAACATATTGGGTCTACTGTCAACACTCTATAAGCTATATAAAGGCTTTTCTTCAGCTTGAACTAAAATATGTAAAATGGAATGAGATTATGATTTGGCAGCAAATTAACTAGCAAGAACATAAGGGTAAGGAGTGGATCAACACCTCTACATAGTTTCTGAATTTCTCAACTGCCTCAGCACCCTTTGCCTTTGCATATCTTGGCGCAGAAAGTATGTTCATCCGAAGCTCTACAGACTCAGCTGGATCTTCAAGTTCTTTTATAAGACTTCCAATTCCTTCATCTGAACCAGAAAGCTTCATGCGTACCATTTCAATTATGATCTTCACTACCATGTAAGCCCCTGCAAATAAGAATCATGGCAGGTCAAGAGCTATAGAGAACTAACCACAAGACCAAGGGTGTTTCCTGCATTGCATGATATGTGTTTGCTTTTTTTCCTCAAAGAGAACcaaataggaaaagaaagtgCATTAGAGTTACCATCATCAAGGAAGTGATTTTCTTTCAGAGCTCCATGTCCAGATGTTTCCATCATTAAATGTGCCTCAATGCCTTCCTTGTTTAGTTGAATGCCTTTGTCGATGACATTCCGATAGCCAACACGGTAGAGGCAGTGATGACCCCCTCTATTGGTGATGAATTGAGTAAGGGCCATGCTAGTACGAGCATCAGTGACAATGGTAGTGCCAGGGTGTTCCTTCAAGACAATGGCTGCCATGAGAGCTATGAGCCTGTCTCCATTAATTGGGTTTCCCTTTTCATCAACTACACCGCTTCGATCAACATCAGTGTCAAAAACAATTCCAAGGTTTGCTGAGTTCTCCAATACTGAGGTTCTGGTGAGCGACATGGCAACCTTGTCCTCAGGATTTGGAATGTGGTTAGGAAACATTCCATCTGGATTGAGGTTTAGAGAACCAAATGTATCTGCGCCGAGCTTGTCTAAAACGTCCCATGTAAAGAATCCTCCTGATCCATTCCCAGCATTCACAATTATCTGCAAAAATTTAACTACAAGAAGAGTAAAAATCCTCAAACAGGGCCATTTCTTTAGCTCAATAGATTTCTTATTACGGATTTGGGCACCCACTAGGTACTAGGATTCAGATCTACTGCCATAAAATGTTGATGAAGCTAAGAATATAAACCCACTGTAATTCATGGGTTGGATTCTAATTTAAATCTCCAAACTCCAAAGCCCATCTTAGCTATTGAACTGAACTGGCCCACTATTATTCTGAAGGCCCAAGGCAATTCAAGTTGAAGCATGGCTCAAGTCTGTGCTTGAAGTTAAATAATTCTTGGGGAGAAGATTTCTCACGATGCCAAAGTGGGAAGGGTTTTCCACGCAACACCAACGGGTGGGCATCGATCCGTTTTTGTCAATAGGGGAAGAGGAGAGATAGtgtcaaagaagaagagagacagTGTGGATGTGTAATTTTGATTCCAAGggatcttattcttcaatttttttccctACCCGTCATTTAAGGGCTACCCCAATATGCTTATATTGGAGTCATAATGTTCCTCCATGAAGGTTCTAATTGCCCTAGCAAAATCTTTTATGTTTGTTCAAAATTAGTTATTCTTGTAATGCTTTTCCACATGTAAGGGACTTAGCACAATCATTGCATAGGTTTAGATTAGTAGAAGGGTGTTGGCTAATGGGTCGTTTGATGGAGCCAAATACTGGAAGTGATCTTGTTAATGGGTAATGGGCTTTCCAGTTAACtaccttaaagtataaagtaATAGTTAAGGTGTGGACCTTATTACAATTATGTCATTTTTATGGGAGAGATAGTAATTATTCTTAATTATAGTATTGATCTCTGCTTTCGGTCTATAAATTAGTAGCAATGCCCATTAATTGCTAACCCTTACTTTTGAATAGAAAGCAGACAAGACTAACTGAGAATACTAGAATCGTAgaggatcatcttcttcaaacgATATGGATTCAAGTACGAGTTTCTTATTGAATCTCTAGTTTGTATTTTCATGTTCAATGATCCATCATGttgatagagagaaagagagaaagagagaaagagagagagacctgaaAACCCTCAAGTGGAGTGTCATAATGAAGGGGATGGTTCACTCTTCCCTTGATTATGTCCCTCAGGTGCCCGGCGTATGCGCTCATGAAATCTACTCTCCTCGTAGGATTCACAGTCACCGACACCTTCATCATCCTATTGGCATACTTCCGTGCACCTCGTTCGCATAACTCCTCCACCACCGTCGCCGTCAATCCCCCCTTTGGTGTGAAAAACTTGAGCCCATTCCTCGTATATGGTAAGTGAGAAGCTGTCATCTAcaccacaagaaaaaaaaaacccaattcacCACACTTTCAATCAAtcacaaaaccctaatctcaCAATGTCTCACCATGATTGAAGCATCAAAGGTGAATGGCTGTAGTAAAGTACTCATAAAACAAGCAGGAGTGGTTGCAAGTCCCATGTCGAACACCAAACAACCCGCACGGGCAAGACCCATAAATGCAGCTGCACTCAACGATGGCCCTGAGATTCGAGGGTCTCTCCCAAATGAAACTCTAACATCCTTCACAGCTcgtccattttctttcttctttagaCCATCAATCACCCACTCACCAAAGCTTTCTGCAATTGCTTCGATTGCAGGGGGAGTCAGATCCACTGTTCGACCCTTCTCACCTTCAATTGCAACGCCACGCACATCTGGACCATTTTGGAGTCTCTTAATCTTATCAATATCTTCATCAGCCAAAATTTCTGTGTACTGGGCCGCATTAGATGATACCTTACCACTATGTGTAGTTCTTGGGCTTGAAATTGACAGGAAAGAGAAATTCTGTTTCTTGGGTGCAGATGATAAGAAGTTTTTTTTGTGGGCATTGCTTGGTACAGTtaatgaagaagttgaagagGCAGCCATGAAATCTGGTAAGGTTGCTT containing:
- the LOC122646543 gene encoding phosphomannomutase/phosphoglucomutase, with amino-acid sequence MAASSTSSLTVPSNAHKKNFLSSAPKKQNFSFLSISSPRTTHSGKVSSNAAQYTEILADEDIDKIKRLQNGPDVRGVAIEGEKGRTVDLTPPAIEAIAESFGEWVIDGLKKKENGRAVKDVRVSFGRDPRISGPSLSAAAFMGLARAGCLVFDMGLATTPACFMSTLLQPFTFDASIMMTASHLPYTRNGLKFFTPKGGLTATVVEELCERGARKYANRMMKVSVTVNPTRRVDFMSAYAGHLRDIIKGRVNHPLHYDTPLEGFQIIVNAGNGSGGFFTWDVLDKLGADTFGSLNLNPDGMFPNHIPNPEDKVAMSLTRTSVLENSANLGIVFDTDVDRSGVVDEKGNPINGDRLIALMAAIVLKEHPGTTIVTDARTSMALTQFITNRGGHHCLYRVGYRNVIDKGIQLNKEGIEAHLMMETSGHGALKENHFLDDGAYMVVKIIIEMVRMKLSGSDEGIGSLIKELEDPAESVELRMNILSAPRYAKAKGAEAVEKFRNYVEEGRLTGWELDSCGDCWVSEGCLVDSNDTPAAIDAQMYRAKVSDEEHGEHGWVHIRQSIHNPNIAVNMQSSVQGGCLSMTRILLDKFLLASDMDRILDITQIERYARNGYTS